In a genomic window of Candidatus Gorgyraea atricola:
- a CDS encoding type II secretion system protein GspG: EGNIALAKGELRTLQTAVESYYIHNSNAYPATGAAALQIALASATPSIIDYVPADPFESSGADYAYVMGGTNSKYYIIYSVGPGGNGSAVITTDAVVETNGSSCIYASNMSKDSQP; the protein is encoded by the coding sequence ATGAAGGAAACATTGCCCTGGCAAAGGGTGAATTAAGGACGCTTCAGACTGCAGTAGAGAGCTATTATATCCATAATAGTAATGCCTATCCAGCCACAGGCGCTGCTGCTCTTCAGATTGCCCTGGCAAGCGCTACACCCAGCATTATAGATTATGTGCCTGCAGATCCGTTTGAGAGTAGTGGCGCTGATTATGCGTATGTAATGGGCGGCACAAACAGTAAATACTATATCATCTATTCTGTAGGCCCGGGCGGCAATGGCAGCGCTGTAATAACTACCGACGCAGTTGTCGAGACCAATGGCTCGAGCTGTATCTATGCTTCTAATATGAGCAAAGATAGTCAACCGTGA
- a CDS encoding discoidin domain-containing protein yields MINKRGFALLLVFAVLVALSSILFAFLAMVSGEMRNVSAGLQNIQAFYIAEAGRAKARWALTTDEQSVGWGETNNDPFGIGIGAYVVTTEYSDAPTNEQVTITSKGYVPDSSNPSAKRQVIESDIPAAATSTGSNLSLGATASASSEGGKDPASDAIDGDSKSKWKADDSGDAWLKLDFGSSTTFNQVVINGQNKIDSATFYHSADDSGYSAVTNMTEDPTWTFTFDEVSDRYLRTNIVATTGKKGKADTPEVDELETYGSSGGLGRGEFSTSW; encoded by the coding sequence ATGATTAATAAGAGAGGGTTTGCGCTTCTTTTGGTTTTTGCTGTTTTGGTAGCCTTAAGTAGCATACTCTTTGCTTTTTTGGCAATGGTAAGCGGTGAAATGAGAAATGTAAGCGCTGGATTGCAGAATATTCAGGCTTTCTACATAGCCGAGGCAGGACGGGCAAAAGCAAGGTGGGCGCTTACGACAGACGAACAATCGGTTGGCTGGGGCGAAACGAATAATGATCCCTTTGGTATAGGGATAGGCGCATACGTAGTAACGACGGAATATTCCGATGCCCCCACAAACGAACAAGTGACTATTACTTCAAAGGGATATGTTCCGGACTCTAGCAACCCCTCAGCTAAAAGGCAAGTTATTGAGAGCGATATACCAGCGGCTGCTACTAGTACAGGAAGCAATCTTTCGTTAGGTGCTACAGCTTCGGCATCTTCGGAGGGAGGCAAAGACCCTGCAAGTGATGCCATTGATGGTGATAGTAAGAGTAAATGGAAGGCCGACGACAGTGGTGATGCATGGTTAAAACTGGACTTCGGAAGTTCGACCACATTTAACCAGGTTGTTATCAATGGTCAAAACAAGATCGATTCAGCTACGTTCTATCATTCCGCAGACGATTCTGGTTACAGTGCCGTGACTAATATGACCGAAGATCCTACCTGGACCTTTACCTTTGACGAGGTTTCGGACAGATATTTGAGGACTAACATAGTCGCGACCACAGGTAAAAAAGGTAAAGCCGATACGCCGGAAGTAGATGAACTTGAGACTTACGGTTCCTCAGGGGGCCTTGGCCGGGGCGAATTTTCAACATCATGGTAA
- a CDS encoding fused MFS/spermidine synthase, which produces MASRDLSLGPVWITAIKFLIGAIIILPPTILMGGTLPILSKFMTRSASIRGKIVARLYYINSFGAVIGAVLAGFYFIYRFGLERSIVLAALINLSIGAVVILLRMLYKKAPQAELLPREESSPEYFSEKIVKISLGAIFLSGFTAMLYEIVWIRMLSTILGSSTYSFSLMLAAFISGITIGSFLISRHMPQTKRTFLFFGLCEILIGIGLIFSLPFYERLPFFFLRLSGIFARTPETFVFYSAIKFLLSFLVMLLPTIFLGMTLPLVSKIVSRKLEFLGKKVGSVFAFNTTGNIMGALVSGLILLPVLGLKHTLEFGIAINLLIGFIILSADKNLFLRGKIYLVSACCVVFLTYKIIIPDWNQVYFSAQLFRHDGDTKDTFRKFSKKLKSKKNIFYEDGPEATVSVMKTGDALVLYINGKADASTTKSDMSTQILAAELPLILKPDIKDVFVVGLGSGVTCGSALLHPVENLDLVEISPSVVDAAEYFARFNYNALHDKRLHLYIEDARTFVQRIDKKYDLIISEPSNPWVSGNGTLFTVEYFWDCLNSLKEDGLMIQWV; this is translated from the coding sequence ATGGCATCAAGGGATCTTTCCCTGGGGCCGGTCTGGATCACTGCGATTAAATTTCTAATCGGGGCCATTATTATTCTTCCGCCCACGATCTTAATGGGAGGAACACTCCCGATCCTTAGTAAGTTTATGACACGGTCAGCTTCCATAAGGGGGAAGATTGTAGCCCGTCTTTATTATATCAACAGTTTTGGCGCGGTAATCGGGGCTGTTCTTGCTGGTTTTTACTTCATCTACCGTTTTGGCCTCGAACGCTCTATTGTACTGGCGGCGCTTATTAATTTATCGATCGGCGCCGTGGTAATCCTGTTGAGGATGCTCTATAAAAAAGCTCCGCAAGCAGAATTATTACCTCGTGAGGAAAGTTCGCCGGAATACTTTTCAGAAAAAATTGTTAAGATCTCTCTGGGCGCTATCTTTTTATCCGGTTTCACCGCCATGCTCTATGAAATTGTGTGGATCAGAATGCTTTCCACGATACTTGGATCCTCCACATATTCGTTTTCACTTATGCTGGCAGCCTTTATATCCGGCATAACAATCGGGTCTTTTTTAATTTCCAGACATATGCCGCAAACAAAGCGCACGTTTTTGTTTTTCGGATTGTGTGAAATACTTATAGGCATCGGGTTGATCTTCTCCCTTCCTTTTTACGAGAGGTTACCGTTTTTCTTTTTAAGGCTTTCCGGGATCTTTGCTCGAACACCCGAAACCTTTGTGTTTTATTCAGCAATTAAATTTCTGCTTTCATTTCTTGTGATGCTTCTGCCCACGATATTTTTAGGAATGACCCTTCCACTGGTAAGCAAAATCGTTTCCCGCAAACTGGAATTTTTGGGAAAAAAAGTCGGAAGTGTTTTTGCTTTTAACACTACCGGTAATATTATGGGCGCTTTAGTCTCAGGATTGATCCTCCTGCCCGTGCTGGGCCTGAAGCATACTCTGGAGTTCGGGATAGCGATTAATTTGTTAATCGGGTTTATAATTTTGTCCGCGGATAAAAACTTATTTTTGAGAGGAAAAATATATTTAGTTTCTGCTTGTTGTGTCGTGTTTCTTACGTATAAAATAATTATACCCGACTGGAATCAGGTTTATTTTAGTGCCCAGCTTTTCAGGCATGATGGTGACACAAAAGATACGTTCCGCAAATTTTCAAAAAAATTAAAAAGCAAAAAAAATATTTTCTACGAGGATGGCCCGGAGGCGACGGTTTCGGTTATGAAGACAGGAGATGCCTTAGTTCTCTATATAAATGGCAAGGCTGATGCGTCTACTACAAAGAGCGATATGTCTACACAGATCCTTGCTGCGGAACTTCCGTTGATCCTGAAGCCGGATATTAAAGATGTGTTTGTCGTGGGGCTTGGAAGCGGAGTAACTTGCGGCTCGGCGCTTCTTCATCCCGTAGAAAACCTGGATCTCGTTGAGATCTCACCTTCGGTTGTGGATGCCGCGGAGTATTTCGCTCGATTTAACTATAACGCATTACATGACAAAAGGCTCCATCTTTATATAGAGGACGCC